In Octopus bimaculoides isolate UCB-OBI-ISO-001 chromosome 14, ASM119413v2, whole genome shotgun sequence, the following are encoded in one genomic region:
- the LOC106873125 gene encoding zinc finger protein 180, whose amino-acid sequence MSQQTYIQDLSSSINSSVTSQNSSTPVNSTDNSLCTKNLQLMPSLQLLQQDQKSKTSISDQLSYKNNMICHVSGYQANNIRTTVSKSLNIPNVRCQRNHEEHSQSDKDRCTAAGQDFESQRFHCSVCNKSYARSNQLVCHNRVHTGEKPYACDVCEKKFTRSDQLKYHKRTHSGEKPYQCTFCTKSFARSDKLKCHIRVHTGEKPYQCRICEKQFARSDKLRAHDRIHTGEKPYHCDLCPKMFAQSDKLRCHRRIHTGEKPYQCTECGKQFSRSDKLVQHKRIHTGERPFHCNICSKQFLRSDKMQLHRKTHFVAPSTVLLSKVTGKQQGPKLNNHTEPHPTISPTLTNDDVICIDDTELAVLNNKNLKEYIPNNPYFWPAVN is encoded by the coding sequence ATGTCTCAGCAAACATATATTCAAGATTTATCATCCAGTATAAATAGTTCGGTGACTAGTCAGAATTCTTCTACACCTGTCAACAGCACAGATAACAGTTTATGCACAAAAAACCTCCAGTTAATGCCATCACTTCAACTTCTACAGCAAGACCAAAAATCAAAAACTTCCATTTCTGATCAACTTAGTTACAAAAACAACATGATTTGCCATGTCAGTGGATACCAGGCCAACAATATCAGGACCACTGTTTCAAAATCACTTAATATTCCTAATGTGAGGTGTCAGAGAAATCATGAAGAACATTCTCAATCTGATAAAGATAGGTGTACTGCTGCTGGCCAGGATTTTGAGTCCCAACGATTTCACTGCTCGGTGTGCAATAAAAGTTATGcacgatctaatcaactggtatGCCACAACAGGGtccacacaggagaaaaaccttatgCCTGCGATGTTTGCGAAAAAAAATTCACTCGGTCAGATCAGCTGAAATACCACAAACGCACCCACAGTGGAGAAAAACCTTACCAATGTACATTTTGCACAAAAAGTTTTGCACGTTCAGACAAACTGAAATGCCACATTCGTGTTCAcactggtgagaaaccatatcagtgcagAATCTGTGAAAAGCAGTTTGCTCGCTCTGACAAACTACGAGCCCATGATCGCATACATACTGGTGAGAAACCCTATCATTGTGACCTTTGTCCAAAAATGTTTGCTCAGTCTGATAAGCTACGATGTCACAGACGTatccatacaggtgagaaaccttaCCAATGCACTGAATGTGGGAAGCAGTTCTCCCGCTCTGACAAACTTGTCCAGCACAAACGAATTCACACCGGGGAAAGACCTTTTCACTGTAATATTTGCTCAAAACAGTTTCTCCGTTCTGACAAAATGCAGTTACACCGGAAAACTCATTTTGTTGCACCATCAACAGTTTTGTTATCAAAGGTTACTGGAAAACAACAGGGTCCaaaattgaacaaccacacagaacCTCATCCCACAATCAGTCCAACATTAACCAACGATGATGTCATCTGCATTGATGACACTGAACTGGCTGTCCttaacaacaaaaatttaaaggAATACATACCTAATAACCCCTATTTCTGGCCGGCAGTCAACTGA